The stretch of DNA AAGGATAGATTGGGCACCTCAGTTACTACACAGAATCCACTTCTCCTTCGTCATCTTTTGCAGCATCATGAAGATCTTCACACCCTTGAAAACCCTTTCACAAAAGAGGAGATAGACAAAGTGGTCCAGGAAATGCCCAATGACAGGTCTCCTGGCCCAGATGGTTTTAATGATGCCTTCATCAAACACTGCTGGGATATTATTGCTGAGGATTTCTATTCACTCATTCAGGAGTTCTATAATGGCACTGTTAACCTTCAGAGCATCAACTATTCATTTGTCACTTTGATTCCCAAATTAGATGATGCATGCACCCCAGCTGCATTTAGACCTATTTCTCTCTTGAACTGCACCTTGAAGATTATCTCTAAGCTTCTGGCTAACAGGCTGCAAAAGATCATCCTCAAATTGATCCATAGTAATCGGTATGGTTTCCCGAATAATAGGTGCATTCAAGACTGTCTTGCATGGGGATATGAGTAGATCCACCAATGCCATCACTCAAAAAAGGAAATTATTTTACAGAAATTAGAttttgagaaagcatttgacatgcTCAACCATTCCACTCTCATTGATTTACTCAAATCTAAAGGGTTTGGAGATAGGTGGATCAATTGGATTAAGATGATTTATGGCACTGGATACTCATCAGTCCTTCTCAATGGTATTCCTGGCAAACAATTCCTCTGCAAAAAAGGGGTCAGACAAGGAGATCCTCTCTCCCCTTTGATATTTTTCCTAGCCGCAGATTTATTGCAAACAATGATGAATGAAGCTATGCAAAATTCCCTGATTAGCTCACCACTTTAGCATACCTCATGCCCTGACTACCCCATCATTCAGTATGCTGACGATACCATTTTTGTGGTCAATGCTGAGGCCCAGAAACTCACTCACATTAAAAGCCTCCTGCTTCATTTTGCTGCTTATACTGGGCTCAAAGTAAATTACTTCAAATCTACCATGATCTCTATTAACACTCATGAGGATAAGATGATCCAACTGTCACAACTTATGGGATGTAACATAGGCACCTTGCCTCACACATATCTTGGACTTCCTCTCGACATCACCAAACCTAGAGTTATTGATTATTTGCCAATGTTGAAGAAGATTGAAACCAGACTGTTGAGCTGCTCCACTCTGCTTTCTTCTGGGGATAAACTCACTCTGCTCAAGTCAGTCTTCACAAGCATGCCCACATTCTCCATGTGCACACTCCCACTGCCAAAAGCTGTGATCAAGCAAATCAACATCTACCTCAAGCAGTGTTTCTGGAGGAAATTTGGCACACTAGACTCAGGCCCTCCTATGATTTCTTGGGAGAAGGTGTGTAAACCCCAAAAAAATTGGAGGACTAGGTGTTCTTGACATAGCCACACATAATCAAGCACTGTTAATGAAATTCATCCACAAGTTCCTCAACAAAGCAGACACCCCATGGGTGCAGATTAGTTGGGAGACCTACTACCAATCCTCATTGCCTGGAGAGCGTGTAGTTGGGTCATTTTGGTGGAAAGAGATTTGCAAACTTCTGCCCACTTATAAGATGCATGCCATCTGTAAGGCAGGATTGGGGGATACTGCACTTTTTTGGACGGATAATTGGTCGGGAGAGCCTCTTTCACACACCTACCCTGAGCTCTTCTCATTTTCTATGGAAGCACTATTTATTTACaccaagtaatggaacatcaagacATCAGTCAACTCTTTCATCGACCTCTGTCTCTCCAAGCATACCAGCAACTCAACACTTTATCCCAAACTCTCACTACAAGAGGGGCACTCGCTGCCCAAGATAGCTGGATCTATACCTGGAACTGTAGTCGGTATTCCTCCATGAAGATGTATTTTGCTCTCAAACAAACAACGATACACCATCACACCTTCAAGCATCTCTGGAACTCCTCATGCAGACTTCGACACAAGATTTTCTTTTGGATGCTATATCAGGATAGAGTAAACACTAGGAATTTGCTTCATCACAAAAACATGTATCTGCCAGATTACAATTGTGCTCTTTGCTCGCACCACACTGAGGAGACTGCCATGCATCTTTTCTGGGACTGCCCATTTGCCATGGCATGTTGGGATCTTATTATACCAGGAAAACAGAGAGGAGTTTCTGCTCATGATGAAATCACATTGGCAATGAGCACTCTTCCTGCCGAGATTGCATTTGACATCATCATCATGGGATGCTGGGGTATCTGGTCGGTCATGAATGATAAAATCTTTCGATCTGCACCTCCTCATCGCAATACTTGGAAGTTCTATCTTAAGGAGGGTTTATGGGCATCTGAACTTCGAGCTAAAGCTAGCAAGGCTGTCAAGATCAGGACCTGGGTTAATCACATGTTAGGACCAGATTAATATGTTATTTATGTTTCCTAGAGTAGGCATAGGTTGATTTGTACTTATGACTTTGTTCTTACTTTATTTATAATATAATTACCGTAGAACGATTGTTCTACGGTCTCGGCTAAAAAAAACTAGCCGTTTGTTCTCACTTGAGCTATCTGCACAATGACTGAGTGGGGCGAAGAGCAAACTAATCCTATGGCTCCACTCGCGAGGCTTCCTCCTTCCGGAATAGGATGGATACAAGAGCAACTATTCCTTCATGTTGGCCTGCCTTTGGTGTGACTTGGCATGTGCCGCTCCCTCGTTGATGTGAGCGGCGTTGGTAGCGGTAGAGCAAAGAGGGCACACGAGCCTCCCCTTGTGCGCCCACTTGTCTCACCAAGTCGATATTGTCATCATTCCCAAGACGCAGTGCCCGCAAATCGGCGTGCTAGGGTTAGCATGAATAGATGAACGTACAGgtgtaggtgtgtgtgtgtgtgcgcgcgcgcgcgcgcgtgcatgcgtgcatgcatgtgtgcgtgcatgtgtgtgtgtgtgtgtgtagggatgaaaatggagtggaaagtttccgcttTTATGGAGGAAAAATAAAAATGGAGAGAAAATATGAAAACGGAAACGGAAAtttgcaaaatggaaatggaagtagaattttttatgcggaaacagaaacaaaaacggaacggtgttttccggtggaacagGCGCGGAAACGGAACTTTCCGtttccgtgaatatggaatttcCGTTTCTACTATAGGCCCATGGCTGCTTTGTAGCCCAATTACCAAACAACACACAATGACATAATGAGCAGACTGGATCATTTGAGGACCAACTTTTACTTCCACACACATTCTCAACTGGACACAACACGGAATTGTCATGTACTATTACAATACTACCCTATGTTACCAACACAACCATATTATCATGTAGCCACGTTAAAAATTTCTTAAATTTCTTTGTtttttgtgtgtatttctctatgatttAAGGGGGTTTTAAGTTCCGGTCAACACACCGTTCTGTTTTCGTGTCCGCTCTGTATTCGCTCCGTATCTGTTTTCGATAGTATTTGTTTCTGTATTCATTTTCGGGGTTTCCATATTCATTTCCGCTTCtgcaaaaaatataaaaacaaatatggtagcacccagttccgtccgtttccgctccgttttcatccctatgtgtgtgtgtgtggcattTTTATGCGATTTCAAGGAATGGCAGGGGTCATCGGCAAACTTCCATACATGGTTCAGAGCCGATTTGACGAACGTGGCACAACATGCAGAGATAGCCTCATTTGGATCAGAAATGAATTGCATTTTACGATTTCATGGCTCATGGACCAAAATGAACCCATATGACAGATTCGTGAAAGTCGAGTGCAATTATGGCCAACTAAAGAATATCTCCTGCCCCATCGATCGGCTAATCGCCACATCCCACATGCCAGTGGCAGATCGGGTCTTTGTCCCGATCAGGCCCTCCGTATTATTCGTTCCGCGCCGCAACGCTCTTAAAGCGACCACGCGTCTCACTTGCATCCGTCCTTcctccctccccctctcctccaTAGTTCCATGGCATGCATGCCCAGCTGCCCACGGCGCTGAGCGTGACCTAGCTTCCCCCAATCTCGTGTCCATAGGCTGGTCTCTTCTTGTTCTTGGCTTCACCGGGTAGTGGTATGGTGTGAGGCTGGGTCTCTAGCTGGTGGCTAAGCGGAAGCTCGATCCTATGGCGCTGGAAGCCGTGGTGTTCCCGCATGAGCACCTCGCGTGCAGCACGGACAAGGTGGCCGCGGCGATGTCCATGTACGCGCCGTCGCTGGGCCGCGGCATCAGCATTGTTGACGAGTTCGAGGAGAAGGGCGGCGTAGTGCTCCAAGAAGAGGCGGCCAACTACGCCTGGGCCGCGGCCGTCGAGGGGAACTGGGACGAGAATCACTGCCGGCCCGTGTCGCCGCCGGCTGCCGTCGCCCCGACTACGCCCGCGGCGTCCGGCCGCGGCAAGGCCTCGTCGTCCGCGgccgcgcggaggcggcggcggcgccccaAGGCGGTGAAGAACAGGGAGGAGACGGAGAGCCAGCGGCGCAACCACATCGCCGTGGAGCGCAACCGGCGGCGCCAGATGAACGACTACCTGGCCGTGCTCCGGTCCTCCATGCCGCCCTCCTACGCGCAGCGGGTACGTACGTGCGCACACGACGCATCATCGGGTAGTACACCTTTCACTGTGCGCTGCAGGCGCGAGCGTACGCTCCCGGCCTCGACCCGTACCATTATCCCAACCAAGCTAGGCTCTACCGGTCGTGTCACAACTCACAGccgatggcatgcatgcatgcacgaacGGCCCGGCGCTCACCACATCGCTGGCTGTCCCCCGGCCTTTCTTTCACTGTGACGGGTGTCCAATCCCGTCGTCGCAGCGATGCCATTGCTCCCCATGCATGCACACGGCCAGCTCCGCTCTGCCTTTCGGCTTTGGTTCCACTCGTCACGGATCGAATCTGTACTTCCGTCCGTGGTGGGTGGCGGAAACGTGGCACGGCGtgtcgcgcgcgcgcgcgcgtggtaCATTCTCGACCGGCCGTGCGCCGAATGATTCGCGCTGCCTGCTCTGCTCGCGACCTGGCTAATCAATCAATGGCATGTTCTGTTTGTGCCGTGTGATGCAGGGTGACCAGGCGTCGATCGTGGCCGGGGCGATCAACTTCGTCAAGGAGCTGGAGCAGCTACTGCAGTCGCTTGAGGCCCAGAAGCGGCGGCGCGCGCAGCTGGCGTCGACGCCGCCGTTCGCCGGGTTCTTCACGTTCCCTCAGTACTCcgtgggcgcgggcgcgggcgctgCCGACGGCTCCGGGGCGCGGCGGGGCGTGGCCGACGTGGAGGTGGCCGTGGCGGAGAGCCACGCGAGTGTGAAGGTGCTGGCGCCGCGGCGGCCGAGGCAGCTGGTGAGGATGGTGGTGGCGATGCAGTGCCTCGGGCTCACCGTGCTCCACCTcaacgccaccgccaccgccgaccaCCTGGTCTTCTACTCCTTCAGCCTCAGGGTGAGCCTCAGACACATTACTCTGCCATGCACATCCGCACTCTGTTCCATGCCGTGCAGGCCTGATGCCGTGATTAAATGACGCCGTTCTGTGCCGCGCGCAGATGGAGGACGAGTGCCGGCTGTCAACGGTGGACGAGATCGCGGCGGCGGTGCACCAGATGGTCGCCGAGGTGCACGCCAGAGGACCGTGCTAGGTAGCTGGTTGAGCTGGAAACGGAAGCGTGTCTGTAACATTAGTCCGATCCTATCCTGGTAGTAGTTGCGTGCATGGGTAACTCCGGCCGGCGGCACGCGCCATTGTCATTGTTTGCGTGTAAGCTAGTAGCAAGCAATATGTAGCGATGTTTTCTGCCTTTCTGGCGCCAATTATTTGTCTGTCCCAACATGCATGGCCGCGTGTCCATACGGGGCCGGCCTGCGGGTCTTCCCCGGCGGGTCACCCGTCGCCGTTCATCACCGGATAAGAAGAACCATGGAGATGTGGCTCCCTGGCTGGCTTAACCGTTTGATAATCGGATTGGCCCGGCCGCCTCAATCATCTCCCGATGCGATCACCTCAACGATCATGTATGTAGAATAGTGCTGTGTTCTTGGTGTCCGTTCACATTAGTTAAATGACAATTGACTGAATTTCAAATTAAGCCCAGTCAATTTTTTAGAGTTTACCGGAGGGAAGAAAGGAGAAGGAAGGGGCTCGCCGGAGTGCTACCCCATTATCTACCTTAGGATTTAGGATGggagcggtggtggggcctcgccgaagaaAAAACNNNNNNNNNNNNNNNNNNNNNNNNNNNNNNNNNNNNNNNNNNNNNNNNNNNNNNNNNNNNNNNNNNNNNNNNNNNNNNNNNNNNNNNNNNNNNNNNNNNNNNNNNNNNNNNNNNNNNNNNNNNNNNNNNNNNNNNNNNNNNNNNNNNNNNNNNNNNNNNNNNNNNNNNNNNNNNNNNNNNNNNNNNNNNNNNNNNNNNNNNNNNNNNNNNNNNNNNNNNNNNNNNNNNNNNNNNNNNNNNNNNNNNNNNNNNNNNNNNNNNNNNNNNNNNNNNNNNNNNNNNNNNNNNNNNNNNNNNNNNNNNNNNNNNNNNNNNNNNNNNNNNNNNNNNNNNNNNNNNNNNNNNNNNNNNNNNNNNNNNNNNNNNNNNNNNNNNNNNNNNNNNNNNNNNNNNNNNNNNNNNNNNNNNNNNNNNNNNgtagagggatggccgggggtgGTGGAAGACCAACAGGGGAGGGGGgagcgcggggcggcgaggcgctCGTGTGAGCGCCGCCGGCCGTGGGGGCCGGGGGCCAGTAGTTTGGCCGACGGCCCGTGCGATGGCCTGCTGGAGAAGAAGAAAGAGTTAGGAGACGTAAAATCTGCATCTAATGGTCTGAAATGGTCGACTGTCCCAAATAATATCGGAATTTGACTATCACGGAGAGAACAATTAATCAACTGACTCTGATGCTCGCTGTAAGGTCGGAATCTATGAGGGAATGAAATGGGCTTTACATACTCTATCGTGTCCTTGTGGACGGAGGGCCGTCAAAGCAAATCGCAAGAGAACGGATCGAGATGgaaacaagaaaatttgcagtcatGCACTGTACTGTGCTGCTGTTAAAATCTGACGGCCTACTCTTTTGTGCCTCCATATTCCCTGGCAGTTCGTTTTTTGCCACCTTGCAGCTACAGATAGCCCTGTGTGGCTGTGTTCCTGCACGTCCTACTCTGCGCCTACATTCATTCTGTAGTCTGACACTTTGATTCTCGACGACGTGCAGATAACATAACACTTCGTTCAAGACACATGCTTTTTGTGTGTCCGAGCGAGATGTCTATTCCCAGCTTCAGTATTTTCCGCATGCAAGTCATTGGTAAAAGTTACAGTACTGCTAAAAAGGAATCGGATGTCCCCGAAGGGACTGCTAAAAAGGAATCATTAGTAGTAAAAGAGTTGGTTCTTATGTCTCTGAACTtcccatttaagaaaaatatataatgcacAGTTTTAGAACCGCAGAATTAAGAAGCAGTTTCACATAACTCCGGTGTTGCCATCTGCAAGTGTATATTTATGCAACGGTACTGTATACCATGGCAGAAGAATCATTCGATAGGCCGTCAGATGGTCTTTATAAGAAGCCCCACGACAAAGTATTTGCTACACTAGTACGTAGTATTTTCCAAGACCACGACCTAACAGATGCATTTTCAATTGACGAATAAAAAGGCAAGATCCACCATGTTGAAACAAAAATCTCCGAATATTCAGAATGAAAGTGACTCCACATAGCCGCCTAACAAGTGGAAAATGCTCTCCAACTGCCGCTTAAAACCTTGCAATTCTCAGTGGCACAAGGAAAGGAATTAATCACTCGCTCGCATAACTCTCTAGCCGCCGGTACTGGCCTGCAGAAAGCTGCGGAGAGAGACAAAGCCGCTGTACTTCTGGATCTTGTCCTGAGCGGGCCATGGCGTTATACGTATCATTAGCTAGAGGAGTAGGCAATTTGGCGCTGTATTCTTGGAGAATATAGGACCTCCTACGCAGTGACCACATGCGGATGCGGCCGCGCAGAATTTGGCGTCTGGGACTAACTGAGACGCATAACAACCATGTACTGTACGTAACATCAGGTTAGGTCTGAAGGATGGACACTTGCGATGTCTGAAAGGAATCAGGGGTTCGGTCTCAAGCGGTGGCAAATTTTCGTGTTTTGACCATTTTCTGAAACCTTTTCGAGATCTAACcttagtttgaaattttttcaagatCTGACTCTTTTGCTACCTTCAGGGTTCATGGCGATAGGGTGTAACAGCCTACCGCCAGAGACCTTGGCGGTAGGAAACATCCCTACCGTCATTTGACTGGTGGTAGCCTGTACAACCCTACCATCAAGGTGCTCGGCGATAGACACGAGCACGCACTGTGTTCAATACTTAAAAAGAATTTTGCAGTAGGACATGCAACCCTACCGTCAGGGACTTTGAcggtaggctgttataccctaccgccatggACCCTGACAGTAGCAAAAGGGTCGGATCttgaatttttttaaaactagAGTCACATCTCGAATAGGTTTCATAAAAGATCAAAACATGAAATTTAGCCTCAAGGGGTCCGCTCCACTGGGTTTACTATGGAGGGAGAAGCCATGGCTCTTCCATCAGAAAGATCTCCGGCAGCGCATCAGATCGAACAAAACAATGAGCAAAACAATAGGGTTCAGGATGAGGGAGTGTACTGTAGTGCAGCATGTCTTAATAATTCAGCTCTAGCAAGTTGAGCCTCATACAGTGAAGCACACAGTGGAACAAAGCTGACATGTCTTCTCGGAAATGAAATGCTCGAGGAATCATTCTGCACGGCAGGTGCCTGTTTGCACGGCGAAATTTCACAAGAAATGTTGCAGTTCAGGTAGGATTCAGTGTTACGTTATGCTCTAAATTCAAGTATAAAAAG from Triticum dicoccoides isolate Atlit2015 ecotype Zavitan chromosome 6A, WEW_v2.0, whole genome shotgun sequence encodes:
- the LOC119317940 gene encoding transcription factor bHLH96-like, which gives rise to MALEAVVFPHEHLACSTDKVAAAMSMYAPSLGRGISIVDEFEEKGGVVLQEEAANYAWAAAVEGNWDENHCRPVSPPAAVAPTTPAASGRGKASSSAAARRRRRRPKAVKNREETESQRRNHIAVERNRRRQMNDYLAVLRSSMPPSYAQRGDQASIVAGAINFVKELEQLLQSLEAQKRRRAQLASTPPFAGFFTFPQYSVGAGAGAADGSGARRGVADVEVAVAESHASVKVLAPRRPRQLVRMVVAMQCLGLTVLHLNATATADHLVFYSFSLRMEDECRLSTVDEIAAAVHQMVAEVHARGPC